In Patescibacteria group bacterium, a single genomic region encodes these proteins:
- a CDS encoding glycosyltransferase translates to MVNVIIPTFNHGNYLPQAIDSVLSQSYQEIEVIVVDDGSTDNTRGIVEGYLKKYPNKIRYFYQKNAGQGNACNLGIQESRGEFVAFLDADDLWVREKLEKQLKEIREKNLDLCYSDAEYFGEGRLSGKKFSDLVEFFTGREVLKELIKNNFIVNSSVVLKRSLIETVGPQNERLKRARDYEYWLRTAILKFNFGFVNMVLVRFRVDSGYSSKNKRKTLLSLIYIYLKLLSDKEIYLQNLFGLVVRMILVNLKTLLFIK, encoded by the coding sequence ATGGTCAATGTGATTATCCCTACTTTTAATCACGGCAACTATCTCCCTCAAGCAATTGATTCGGTTTTGTCTCAATCTTATCAGGAAATTGAGGTTATTGTTGTTGACGATGGTTCAACTGATAATACTAGGGGAATTGTTGAAGGATATTTGAAAAAATATCCGAATAAAATTAGATATTTTTATCAAAAAAATGCAGGCCAGGGAAACGCTTGTAACCTTGGAATTCAGGAATCTAGGGGCGAGTTTGTTGCTTTTTTAGATGCTGACGATCTTTGGGTAAGAGAAAAACTTGAAAAGCAATTAAAAGAGATTAGAGAGAAAAATTTAGATCTCTGTTATTCTGATGCAGAATATTTTGGTGAAGGCAGGCTATCTGGAAAAAAGTTTTCTGATCTTGTGGAGTTTTTTACTGGTCGAGAGGTTTTAAAAGAGCTAATCAAGAATAATTTTATTGTCAACTCGTCTGTTGTTCTTAAAAGATCTTTAATTGAGACAGTAGGACCTCAAAACGAGAGGTTAAAGAGAGCAAGAGACTATGAGTATTGGTTGAGAACCGCTATTTTAAAGTTTAATTTTGGTTTTGTGAATATGGTTTTAGTTAGATTTCGGGTTGATTCCGGTTATTCTTCAAAGAATAAAAGAAAAACCCTCCTTTCGTTAATCTATATCTATCTTAAACTCTTGAGTGATAAAGAAATATACTTGCAAAATCTTTTTGGGTTAGTGGTTCGAATGATCCTAGTTAATTTAAAAACTTTGTTGTTTATAAAATGA
- a CDS encoding glycosyltransferase: MKILYAVFKYDYLNPKRGFSFEHYNFYDTLVKMDHGKHEVIYFPYDEILLEKGRGEMNQELERLIDEQRPDLTFFVLFTEEFDKETIKRISRSGKTQTLVWMTDDHWRFDNYSRYWANCFNWVATTDSKAPEKYKKIGYHNVIKSQWACNHFLYKPVDQLPITDYRYEVSFVGQPHGNRKAVIAKIEKSGFSVDCFGFGWPKGKVSQEEMIRIFAVSKINLNLGNSSVGIHSLKGLAHLFLKRSGKLILPQSLVEIMNNLKLTLKGVREQIKGRNFEVPGCGGFLLTGQADNLEEYYQDGKEIVVFKDTNDLIEKIRYYLKNDKEREVIASAGYQRTLRDHTYEKRFDEIFQKIGLK, encoded by the coding sequence ATGAAGATTCTTTACGCAGTTTTTAAATATGATTATTTAAACCCGAAGAGGGGGTTTAGTTTTGAGCATTATAATTTTTATGATACTTTGGTGAAGATGGATCATGGCAAACACGAAGTAATCTATTTTCCTTATGACGAGATTCTGCTTGAAAAGGGCAGGGGAGAGATGAATCAAGAACTGGAACGGTTAATTGATGAACAGAGGCCCGACCTGACTTTTTTTGTTCTTTTTACTGAAGAGTTTGATAAAGAGACAATTAAACGAATTTCTCGGTCCGGCAAAACTCAGACCTTAGTCTGGATGACTGATGACCATTGGCGGTTTGATAATTATTCACGATACTGGGCTAATTGTTTTAATTGGGTGGCGACAACTGATTCAAAAGCGCCAGAGAAATATAAGAAGATTGGCTATCACAATGTAATTAAATCCCAATGGGCTTGCAATCATTTTTTGTATAAGCCAGTTGATCAATTGCCGATTACTGATTACCGCTATGAGGTTTCTTTCGTTGGTCAGCCGCACGGCAATCGAAAAGCAGTAATTGCTAAAATAGAAAAATCCGGTTTTTCTGTGGATTGTTTTGGTTTTGGTTGGCCTAAAGGCAAAGTTTCTCAAGAAGAGATGATTAGGATTTTTGCTGTTAGCAAGATTAATCTTAATTTAGGCAATTCTTCGGTTGGGATTCATTCATTAAAAGGCTTAGCTCATCTCTTTTTAAAACGTTCGGGTAAATTGATTCTTCCTCAATCTCTAGTCGAGATTATGAATAATCTTAAGCTAACTTTAAAGGGGGTAAGGGAACAGATTAAAGGCAGAAACTTTGAGGTTCCCGGTTGCGGCGGGTTTTTGTTGACCGGCCAGGCAGATAATTTAGAAGAATATTATCAGGACGGTAAAGAGATTGTCGTCTTTAAAGATACTAATGATTTAATTGAGAAAATCAGGTATTATTTAAAAAATGATAAAGAACGAGAAGTAATTGCTTCAGCTGGTTATCAGCGAACTTTACGCGACCATACTTATGAAAAAAGATTTGATGAAATTTTTCAAAAAATCGGTTTAAAATGA
- the asnB gene encoding asparagine synthase (glutamine-hydrolyzing), with protein sequence MCGIAGKIYFDEKTRVSEEELRKMTRAIAHRGPDDEGFYIKNNVGLGNRRLAIIDLSPKGHQPMSDKNKKTWITFNGEIYNYKEIRQMLASKGVKFYSQTDTEAIIYLYQYYKENCVQYLRGMFAFAIWNEEEKKLFLARDRFGEKPIKYSLNDKMFIFGSELKAIFTDPIIKKEIDKEAIENFLNFQYCPSPMTGFKNIFKLPPGHYLILKDKKITVQRYWQPNYQPKFNQSENEIVSRTKELIREAVRYQMIADVPVGAALSGGIDSSIITGLMSQESSLPIETFSIGFNSPTDELEYARIVAKKFKTKHHEFIVKPNLIETLEKIIAAYEEPFVDSSILPTWFLAETIKPYVKVVLTGEGGDENFVGYNKYNLAKKFAFFKKINFPTQLIPLRSWRKILNPKNESDFLLHLINIFPGKLNNAAKQTMAKIFEQAETANNILEKISYFDFTSYLPDDLTTKSDIAMMAHSVESRCPFLDHKLVEYTIKIPFSLKLKNDNNKYLLEKAFQDLLPNEILNRGKQGFGLPLSFWFSQPKIVKYAKSVLTKKEFSNRKIIEKDKLKALFSDPPKNAYQIWILMLLELWFEKYF encoded by the coding sequence ATGTGCGGTATTGCTGGAAAAATTTACTTTGACGAAAAAACTCGGGTCTCTGAAGAAGAGCTTAGAAAAATGACTCGGGCCATTGCTCATCGGGGCCCTGATGATGAAGGTTTTTACATAAAAAATAATGTCGGCTTAGGCAATCGCCGATTAGCGATTATCGATCTCTCTCCTAAGGGTCATCAGCCGATGTCTGATAAAAACAAAAAAACCTGGATTACTTTTAATGGCGAAATCTACAATTATAAAGAAATCAGACAAATGCTTGCTAGTAAAGGAGTAAAGTTTTATTCGCAAACAGACACCGAAGCGATTATTTATCTTTATCAGTATTACAAAGAAAACTGTGTCCAGTATTTGCGCGGCATGTTTGCTTTTGCTATTTGGAACGAGGAAGAAAAAAAGCTGTTCTTAGCAAGAGACAGATTTGGCGAAAAACCAATCAAATACTCTCTTAATGACAAAATGTTTATTTTTGGTTCAGAATTAAAAGCAATTTTTACTGACCCAATAATAAAAAAAGAAATAGATAAGGAAGCAATCGAAAACTTTCTTAACTTTCAATATTGCCCCTCACCAATGACCGGATTCAAAAATATCTTCAAGCTACCGCCAGGACACTATCTAATTCTTAAAGATAAGAAAATAACCGTTCAAAGATACTGGCAGCCTAATTATCAACCCAAATTTAACCAAAGCGAAAATGAAATTGTTTCAAGAACCAAAGAGTTAATCAGAGAAGCGGTTAGATACCAGATGATCGCCGATGTCCCGGTTGGCGCCGCTCTTTCCGGAGGCATTGACTCAAGCATTATTACTGGCTTAATGAGCCAGGAGTCATCTCTACCAATTGAAACTTTTTCCATTGGCTTTAATAGCCCGACTGACGAGTTAGAATACGCTAGAATAGTCGCCAAAAAATTCAAAACTAAACATCATGAATTTATTGTTAAGCCGAATCTAATTGAAACCCTTGAAAAAATTATTGCTGCTTACGAAGAACCATTTGTAGATAGTTCTATCTTGCCAACCTGGTTCTTAGCCGAAACAATTAAGCCCTATGTTAAGGTAGTTTTAACTGGCGAAGGCGGAGATGAAAACTTTGTCGGTTATAACAAATATAATCTGGCAAAGAAGTTTGCTTTCTTTAAAAAAATCAATTTTCCGACACAACTTATTCCGCTCAGAAGCTGGAGAAAAATACTTAATCCCAAAAACGAGTCGGATTTCTTGCTCCATTTGATTAATATCTTTCCCGGGAAGCTTAATAATGCCGCTAAGCAAACAATGGCAAAAATCTTTGAGCAAGCAGAAACTGCTAACAATATTTTAGAAAAGATCTCTTATTTTGATTTCACCAGTTATCTGCCAGATGATTTGACTACTAAATCAGATATCGCGATGATGGCTCATTCAGTTGAGTCTCGCTGTCCTTTTCTTGACCACAAACTAGTTGAATATACCATTAAAATCCCCTTTTCCCTAAAACTTAAAAACGATAATAATAAATATCTTTTGGAAAAAGCTTTCCAAGATTTGCTTCCAAATGAAATTTTAAATCGCGGCAAACAGGGATTCGGGCTGCCGTTAAGCTTTTGGTTTTCTCAACCAAAAATAGTTAAATACGCAAAATCAGTTCTAACTAAAAAAGAATTTTCAAACAGAAAAATTATTGAAAAAGATAAACTAAAAGCTCTTTTTTCCGATCCCCCAAAAAATGCTTACCAAATTTGGATTCTAATGCTTTTAGAACTTTGGTTTGAAAAATATTTTTAA
- a CDS encoding methyltransferase domain-containing protein: MTEKSLKLHLGCGERYLEGYLNIDLPSENQPVIKAKADLHADIRSLVYPENSVDEIRNHHLFEHFTRQEALKLLLQWRRWLKHGGLLWIETPDFETAAKRFVKAGLKEKFKIGRHLFGSHEADWAIHRDWWGEEKFRFVLTKFGFERIQFKKIVYFTSARFPDRAVKFIKFLPGLADRLDNIEVKAVKSTKKINEYEVVREILSMSLIGKEKEILEVWLKQIFE; the protein is encoded by the coding sequence ATGACAGAAAAATCATTAAAACTTCATCTTGGCTGTGGGGAAAGGTATTTAGAGGGTTATCTGAATATTGATCTGCCGTCAGAAAACCAACCGGTTATAAAAGCTAAAGCTGATCTTCATGCTGATATCCGGAGCTTGGTTTATCCTGAAAACTCGGTTGACGAGATTAGGAATCATCATCTTTTTGAGCATTTTACTCGTCAAGAAGCGTTGAAGTTATTGTTACAGTGGCGGCGCTGGCTTAAACACGGCGGCTTGCTTTGGATTGAAACACCAGATTTTGAAACCGCGGCAAAAAGATTTGTTAAAGCCGGTTTAAAAGAAAAATTTAAGATTGGCAGGCATCTTTTTGGTTCTCATGAAGCGGATTGGGCGATTCATCGAGACTGGTGGGGTGAAGAGAAGTTTAGGTTTGTTTTAACTAAATTTGGTTTTGAGAGAATTCAATTCAAAAAAATTGTTTACTTTACTTCAGCTCGGTTTCCTGATCGAGCAGTTAAGTTTATTAAGTTTTTACCCGGTCTAGCTGATAGATTGGATAATATTGAGGTGAAAGCTGTTAAGTCAACTAAAAAAATTAATGAATATGAAGTAGTGCGAGAGATTTTATCAATGTCTTTAATCGGTAAAGAAAAAGAGATTTTAGAAGTTTGGCTTAAGCAAATTTTTGAGTAG
- a CDS encoding glycosyltransferase family 4 protein: protein MRILLTVEFYRAYGGGGIAEQVKQIAEGLVKLSHEVYVATGYAENRPEIINGVKIIPFKIFGNSVEGISGEIDKYRKFLLSGDFDVIVNFAANVWTTDIALELGPKIKAKKILSTPGVSMLKLPESYKISFSFSGLRQLIKSFYKRIKVLLGSSSLNLQQSYLNYYEAFYVPALKNYDRIVYTSANYQDKIFGDQRGLTDKAIIISNGASKEEFLSGDNFKIREKFGIKTKYLAITVANHYLAKGHSFVIDAFKKMRRQDTTLLIIGQIPGGYGLRKIGHFFVGCYLDCVLADKFNKNILVIDGSSRELVLSAYKNADVFLFGSELECAPLVMYESFASKTLFITREVGNVRDHQDYLEIIKTPEEMAKKANFYLDHPEERKKITEKAFSEWQNDYTWSRVVEKYNSLLQSI from the coding sequence ATGCGGATTCTTTTAACAGTTGAGTTTTATCGAGCTTATGGCGGCGGCGGCATTGCTGAGCAAGTTAAGCAAATTGCTGAAGGACTAGTTAAACTTAGTCACGAAGTTTATGTTGCCACTGGTTATGCTGAAAATCGCCCAGAAATTATCAATGGAGTTAAGATAATTCCTTTTAAAATCTTTGGTAATTCGGTTGAGGGGATTTCTGGAGAAATTGATAAATATCGCAAATTTCTTTTATCGGGTGATTTTGATGTAATAGTGAACTTTGCCGCGAACGTTTGGACTACTGATATCGCCTTAGAATTGGGGCCCAAAATCAAGGCGAAAAAAATTTTGAGCACTCCAGGAGTGTCAATGCTTAAATTGCCCGAGAGTTACAAAATTAGTTTTTCTTTTTCAGGTTTGCGCCAGTTGATTAAAAGTTTTTATAAGAGAATTAAGGTTTTACTGGGCTCATCTTCATTGAATCTTCAGCAGAGTTATCTTAATTATTATGAGGCGTTTTATGTTCCGGCTTTGAAAAACTATGACAGGATTGTTTATACTTCTGCTAATTATCAAGACAAAATTTTCGGTGATCAACGTGGCCTAACTGATAAAGCGATTATTATTTCCAATGGTGCTTCTAAAGAAGAGTTTTTAAGTGGGGATAATTTTAAAATTAGAGAAAAGTTCGGGATTAAAACAAAGTATCTAGCCATTACTGTGGCCAATCATTATTTAGCCAAAGGTCATAGTTTTGTGATTGATGCTTTTAAGAAAATGCGGCGTCAGGACACAACCCTTTTAATTATTGGTCAGATTCCTGGCGGCTACGGTTTGAGAAAAATTGGGCATTTTTTCGTTGGTTGTTATCTAGATTGTGTTCTGGCAGACAAGTTTAATAAGAATATTTTAGTTATTGATGGCAGCTCGCGAGAACTTGTGCTTTCAGCTTATAAAAACGCTGATGTTTTTTTATTTGGTTCTGAGCTTGAATGTGCGCCTTTGGTGATGTACGAGTCGTTTGCCTCAAAAACTTTGTTTATTACCCGTGAGGTTGGTAATGTTAGAGATCATCAGGATTATTTAGAGATTATTAAAACTCCAGAAGAAATGGCAAAAAAAGCAAATTTCTATCTTGATCATCCGGAAGAGAGAAAAAAGATAACTGAGAAAGCGTTTTCAGAATGGCAAAATGACTACACCTGGAGCAGGGTAGTGGAAAAATATAATTCTTTGCTTCAGTCTATTTAA